One Myxococcales bacterium genomic region harbors:
- a CDS encoding dicarboxylate/amino acid:cation symporter — MSTSPERTPDHPQTSETAPPKPPKASRLYLQVIVAIALGTALGALYPQAGQAMKPLGDAFVRLIKMLIAPIVFFTVSAGIAGMGDLKKVGRVGAKALLYFEVMTTVALGLGMVVVHAVRPGSGVHANVASLDTKALDATLATAQAGKPTGFVAHLLAIIPESFVGAFAKGDVLEVLFLGVLTGMALASMGPRAKPMLEWSERATGVLFTLVGMVMRLAPVGAFGAMAFTIGKFGLGTLRSLLTLMGTFYVTAAVFVLVVLGAVMRVVLGLSILKLLRYLREELVIVLGTSSSESALPKLMSRLEALGASPQVVRLVVPTGYSFNLDGTCIYLTLASLFVAQALDVDLTLRDELSLLAVLLVTSKGAAGVTGSGFVTLAATLAATGHVPVAGLTLLLGVDRFMSEARSLTNFVGNAVATLVVARWEGAIDLAKARRVLDVPALANPELGGTETPSPEADTEAHRD, encoded by the coding sequence ATGTCCACGTCGCCCGAGAGAACCCCCGACCACCCGCAGACCTCGGAGACCGCCCCGCCGAAGCCTCCGAAGGCGTCGCGCCTCTACCTCCAGGTGATCGTCGCCATCGCGCTCGGCACGGCCCTCGGCGCGCTCTACCCGCAGGCCGGCCAGGCCATGAAGCCGCTCGGTGACGCCTTCGTAAGGCTCATCAAGATGCTGATCGCGCCGATCGTGTTCTTCACGGTCTCCGCAGGAATTGCGGGAATGGGCGACCTGAAGAAGGTCGGCCGGGTGGGGGCGAAGGCGCTCCTCTACTTCGAGGTCATGACGACCGTCGCGCTCGGGCTGGGGATGGTCGTCGTGCATGCGGTGCGCCCCGGTAGCGGGGTTCATGCCAACGTCGCGAGCCTCGACACGAAGGCGCTCGACGCGACGCTGGCCACGGCTCAGGCAGGGAAGCCGACGGGCTTCGTCGCGCACCTGCTCGCGATCATCCCCGAGTCGTTCGTGGGGGCGTTCGCCAAGGGCGACGTGCTCGAGGTGCTCTTTTTGGGGGTGCTCACGGGGATGGCGCTCGCGTCGATGGGGCCGCGCGCCAAGCCGATGCTCGAGTGGTCGGAGCGCGCGACGGGGGTGCTCTTCACGCTCGTGGGCATGGTCATGCGGCTCGCGCCGGTCGGGGCGTTCGGGGCGATGGCCTTCACGATAGGGAAATTCGGCCTCGGGACGCTGCGGAGCCTGCTCACGCTGATGGGCACGTTCTACGTGACGGCGGCGGTGTTCGTGCTCGTGGTGCTCGGGGCGGTGATGCGCGTCGTGCTCGGGCTCTCGATCTTGAAGCTCCTCCGGTACCTGCGCGAGGAGCTCGTGATCGTGCTCGGGACGAGCTCGTCCGAGTCCGCTCTGCCGAAGCTCATGTCGCGCCTCGAGGCGCTCGGCGCGAGCCCCCAGGTGGTGCGCCTCGTGGTGCCGACGGGGTACTCGTTCAACCTCGACGGGACGTGCATCTACCTCACGCTGGCGTCGCTGTTCGTCGCGCAGGCCCTCGACGTGGACCTCACGCTGCGCGACGAGCTCTCGCTGCTCGCGGTGCTGCTCGTGACGTCGAAGGGGGCGGCGGGGGTCACGGGGAGCGGGTTCGTCACGCTCGCGGCGACCCTCGCGGCGACGGGGCACGTGCCGGTGGCCGGGCTCACGCTGCTGCTCGGGGTCGACCGGTTCATGAGCGAGGCGCGGTCGCTCACGAACTTCGTGGGGAACGCCGTGGCGACGCTCGTGGTGGCGCGCTGGGAGGGGGCCATCGACCTCGCGAAGGCGCGGCGCGTGCTCGACGTGCCGGCCCTGGCGAACCCCGAGCTCGGTGGGACGGAGACACCGAGCCCGGAGGCCGACACCGAGGCCCACCGGGACTGA